One region of Epilithonimonas zeae genomic DNA includes:
- a CDS encoding LamG-like jellyroll fold domain-containing protein, whose amino-acid sequence MKKKILPINRMFKLFIFCGTISTTIGLDAQTLAFPEATGFGRYTTGARGAANPEIYLVTNLNDSGPGSFRDAVSKEGRFVIFKVGGIINTQSQIVVAKNTTIAGQTALGEGIVLLGSRVTFTGASNTISRYIRIRFGSTTQGQDTSGLANGSNMIFDHMSFTWGTDEVFSINWDNKGDSPDNITIQNSIIGQGLHRHNHSAGGLMQPSGGKISLIGNLYICNKTRNNKVKGINEFVNNIVYNWGNYSNTYGHTESGDAYIMGGDSAGTSDVNIINNYFIGGPNTSNTVTTPFNRGNDNFSLYGSGNYFDNNKDGILNGTLVPSDLTGFPTGDINSIKSEPYDYPMKNPTLTAQQAYDKAILNVGASYPRRDQVENLMISDLQSKGTTATYVYVQSDLTSQFGFTNGGAGHVYGAPAPLDTDNDGMPDAWEDANGLDKYTPDALNVSTTNAPYLNIEVYINSLPNQTPPDFIIPPTNLNFTNVATTEVPPASSFTVNWSDNSTNETNYILERSTDGTNFSEIATLGANIVSYNETSLTPNTQYYYRVKAINATESSVYTSIASITTPPIPSAPTKATNPAPTNGSNNVELTSGNLTLKWAGSTNTTKYSVYLGTNSSTLSKVADVNYSTSPSYQLTGLSPATTYYWRIDASNEKGTATGDVWNFHTLTPTLVGYWPFKEAPFEGEKIADVTDYENDGILDVAYDNSNVRIQGKENYALDLATSPSNMYIASVPNQDHIFFDKNSFTVSFWMKAPTTMIPSSSSTSLYVLCKGSFTKNTTTGATGKRYNIEIKGGQLRFAIDDDVTKKEITSPIANYFTGDWVNVVIMRDIVAHKMRIYSNGVLSAEGDETAVTGIGEVSDLIIGNIGEFELMSTTAPAPYKGAFDELKMFNYALPLSEVQALYSQTTLSTDKFLSEKGIVYPNPVKDKISIQLPDYKKSNLTATLRDMTGKIIINENITSNEKGVFTLNIVNKKAVGIYILNVSGENLNRNFKVIVE is encoded by the coding sequence TCAATCTCAAATCGTAGTTGCAAAAAACACGACCATTGCAGGCCAGACTGCTCTCGGAGAAGGAATTGTTCTTCTTGGCTCCAGAGTCACTTTTACAGGAGCAAGTAATACAATTTCCCGTTATATAAGAATCCGTTTCGGAAGTACAACCCAAGGTCAGGATACATCAGGACTTGCGAATGGTTCAAATATGATTTTCGACCATATGTCTTTCACTTGGGGAACGGACGAAGTTTTCTCCATCAACTGGGATAACAAAGGCGATAGCCCTGATAATATCACGATTCAGAATTCTATTATTGGTCAAGGTCTGCATCGTCACAATCACTCGGCTGGAGGATTGATGCAACCTTCCGGTGGAAAAATCAGTTTAATCGGAAATTTGTATATCTGCAACAAGACTCGCAACAATAAGGTAAAGGGAATCAACGAATTCGTCAATAACATTGTTTATAACTGGGGAAATTATAGTAATACTTATGGGCATACAGAATCGGGTGACGCTTATATTATGGGCGGAGATTCGGCTGGAACTTCGGATGTGAATATCATTAATAATTATTTTATTGGCGGACCAAATACAAGTAATACTGTTACAACACCTTTCAACAGAGGAAATGACAATTTTTCTTTGTATGGTTCTGGAAATTATTTTGATAATAACAAAGACGGAATCCTGAACGGAACTTTGGTACCTTCGGATTTGACAGGTTTTCCTACTGGTGATATTAATTCCATCAAATCAGAGCCTTACGATTATCCAATGAAAAATCCGACTTTAACAGCTCAACAAGCTTATGACAAAGCAATTTTGAATGTCGGTGCATCTTATCCGAGACGTGACCAAGTCGAGAATCTGATGATTTCTGATTTGCAGTCAAAAGGAACAACGGCGACTTATGTTTATGTTCAATCTGACCTTACTTCTCAATTTGGTTTTACAAATGGTGGTGCAGGACACGTTTATGGTGCGCCAGCTCCTTTGGATACAGATAATGACGGAATGCCAGATGCTTGGGAAGATGCAAACGGATTAGACAAATATACTCCAGATGCTTTGAATGTAAGCACTACAAATGCTCCATATCTAAATATTGAAGTTTATATCAACAGCTTACCCAATCAAACCCCGCCAGATTTTATTATTCCCCCGACAAATCTTAATTTCACGAATGTCGCGACAACAGAAGTTCCACCGGCAAGCTCTTTTACAGTCAATTGGAGCGATAATTCAACTAACGAAACCAACTATATTTTGGAACGTTCAACAGATGGAACTAATTTCTCAGAAATAGCAACATTGGGAGCTAATATTGTAAGTTATAATGAAACCAGTTTGACTCCAAATACTCAATATTATTATAGAGTTAAAGCTATTAATGCAACAGAATCTTCAGTTTATACTTCGATTGCATCTATTACCACTCCACCAATTCCATCAGCTCCGACGAAAGCCACAAATCCTGCTCCTACAAACGGAAGTAACAATGTAGAATTGACCAGCGGAAATCTGACATTGAAATGGGCAGGAAGTACAAATACAACAAAATACTCAGTTTATCTTGGAACTAATTCATCAACCTTAAGTAAAGTTGCAGATGTTAATTATTCAACTTCGCCATCTTATCAATTGACCGGATTGAGTCCTGCAACGACTTATTATTGGAGAATAGATGCTTCAAATGAAAAAGGAACTGCAACCGGTGATGTTTGGAATTTTCATACATTAACTCCCACTCTTGTTGGATATTGGCCATTCAAAGAAGCACCTTTTGAAGGAGAAAAAATTGCAGATGTAACCGATTATGAAAATGACGGAATACTGGATGTTGCCTATGATAATTCTAACGTCAGAATCCAAGGAAAGGAAAATTACGCTCTTGATTTAGCAACTTCTCCAAGCAATATGTACATCGCAAGTGTTCCGAATCAAGACCATATCTTCTTTGATAAAAATTCATTCACTGTTTCTTTTTGGATGAAAGCTCCAACGACTATGATTCCATCTTCATCATCTACAAGTCTTTATGTTTTATGCAAAGGTTCATTTACGAAAAATACAACAACCGGAGCAACAGGAAAACGTTACAATATTGAGATAAAAGGCGGACAATTACGTTTTGCTATTGATGACGATGTAACGAAAAAAGAGATTACTTCTCCTATCGCTAATTATTTCACAGGAGATTGGGTAAATGTTGTAATAATGAGAGACATTGTTGCTCATAAAATGAGAATTTACAGTAATGGAGTTTTAAGTGCGGAAGGCGATGAAACTGCTGTTACTGGAATTGGTGAAGTCAGTGATTTGATTATTGGAAACATTGGTGAATTTGAATTAATGTCAACCACAGCTCCAGCTCCTTACAAAGGTGCATTTGATGAGTTGAAAATGTTCAATTATGCATTACCTCTTTCGGAAGTACAAGCTTTGTATAGCCAAACGACATTGAGTACGGATAAATTCCTTTCTGAAAAAGGAATTGTTTATCCAAATCCTGTAAAAGATAAAATCTCTATCCAACTTCCTGATTATAAAAAGTCTAATTTAACAGCAACATTAAGAGATATGACAGGTAAAATTATTATTAATGAAAATATCACTTCTAATGAAAAAGGAGTTTTCACTTTGAATATTGTTAATAAAAAAGCTGTCGGAATTTATATTTTAAATGTTTCTGGGGAGAATCTGAATCGGAATTTTAAGGTTATTGTGGAGTAA
- a CDS encoding ferritin-like domain-containing protein: MNNDKTISVLNDLLNITNDRIAGFAKVADKVWENYADLRPAYDNMVAEAWDMKDELIDLIKSKGGNPDNETSISGAFHRAWIDIKNTFVSDKVESTLENVVFGEKAAIDAFQNALKSGNLCRESEALVGQQLQQLSVSYNKFKVLEKIS, from the coding sequence ATGAATAACGACAAAACAATTTCAGTACTAAACGATTTGCTGAACATTACCAATGACAGGATTGCTGGATTTGCTAAAGTAGCCGACAAAGTATGGGAAAATTATGCTGATCTTAGACCAGCCTACGATAATATGGTTGCAGAAGCATGGGATATGAAGGATGAACTGATTGATCTTATCAAAAGCAAAGGAGGAAATCCGGATAACGAAACTAGTATTTCTGGTGCATTCCACAGAGCCTGGATTGATATTAAGAATACCTTCGTTTCGGATAAAGTGGAATCGACACTTGAAAATGTGGTTTTTGGTGAGAAAGCAGCTATCGATGCCTTCCAAAATGCACTCAAAAGTGGCAATCTATGTCGCGAGAGTGAAGCATTAGTTGGACAGCAGCTTCAACAGCTTAGTGTTTCCTATAACAAATTCAAAGTTCTTGAAAAAATTAGCTGA